In a single window of the Streptomyces sp. NBC_00285 genome:
- a CDS encoding beta-N-acetylhexosaminidase: MTSLAELIPAARSVVGPTPCGFVFGPDTALWGAAGTDSTQRWLRATLGAALGLPLPPGQEGAENTLTLRLDDTLDPEGYRLKVTTGWGVEITGGGPAGVFWGAQSLRQLLGPDAFRRAPVAPDVQYGVRHQTVEDAPRFRWRGLMLDVARHFMTKDGVLRYLDLMAAHKLNVFHFHLTDDQGWRVEIKRYPRLTEVGSWRARTKFGHGASPLWEEKPHGGFYTQDDIREIVAYAAERHITVVPEIDVPGHSQAAIAAYPELGITDVIDTTSLTVWDSWGISLNVLAPTDNTLRFYEGVFEELLELFPSEFIHIGGDECAKEQWRESSFVQARIEELGLADEDELQSWFIGHFDKWLSARGRRLIGWDEILEGGLAEGAAVSSWRGYAAGIAAARAGHDVVMCPEQQVYLDYRQDAGADEPVPIAYVRTLEDVYRFEPVPPELTPEEAAHVLGAQANVWTEVMEDQGRVDYQTFPRLAAFAEVAWSALPAPAERDFADFERRMALHYERLDALGVGYRPPTGPLPWQQRPGVLGRPIEGTPPNR, from the coding sequence GTGACCTCGCTCGCAGAACTGATTCCCGCGGCGCGCAGTGTCGTGGGACCCACTCCATGCGGCTTCGTGTTCGGGCCGGACACCGCCCTGTGGGGCGCGGCCGGCACCGACTCCACCCAGCGCTGGCTGCGCGCCACCCTGGGCGCGGCCCTCGGGCTGCCGCTGCCGCCTGGGCAGGAGGGCGCCGAGAACACGCTCACGCTGCGTCTCGACGACACCCTGGACCCGGAGGGCTACCGGCTGAAGGTCACCACCGGCTGGGGTGTCGAGATCACGGGCGGCGGGCCGGCCGGAGTGTTCTGGGGCGCGCAGTCACTCCGTCAACTCCTCGGCCCCGACGCCTTCCGGCGCGCACCGGTCGCCCCCGACGTGCAGTACGGCGTCCGGCACCAGACCGTCGAGGACGCCCCCCGATTCCGCTGGCGTGGCCTCATGCTCGACGTGGCCCGGCACTTCATGACCAAGGACGGGGTGCTGCGCTACCTGGATCTGATGGCCGCGCACAAACTCAACGTCTTCCACTTTCATCTGACGGACGACCAGGGCTGGCGGGTCGAGATCAAGAGGTACCCCCGGCTCACCGAGGTGGGCTCATGGCGGGCGCGTACCAAATTCGGCCACGGGGCCTCACCGCTGTGGGAGGAGAAGCCGCACGGGGGCTTCTACACCCAGGACGACATCCGGGAGATCGTCGCCTACGCCGCCGAGCGGCATATCACCGTCGTCCCCGAAATCGACGTGCCCGGACACTCGCAGGCCGCCATCGCCGCGTACCCGGAACTCGGCATCACCGACGTCATCGACACGACCTCCCTCACGGTCTGGGACAGCTGGGGCATCTCTCTGAACGTACTCGCCCCCACTGACAACACCCTGCGCTTCTACGAGGGCGTGTTCGAGGAACTGCTGGAGCTGTTCCCTTCCGAGTTCATTCACATCGGCGGCGACGAATGCGCCAAGGAGCAGTGGCGGGAGTCGTCCTTCGTCCAGGCCCGGATCGAGGAACTCGGCCTCGCGGACGAGGACGAGTTGCAGTCCTGGTTCATCGGACACTTCGACAAGTGGCTCTCCGCGCGCGGGCGTCGGCTCATCGGCTGGGACGAGATCCTGGAGGGTGGGCTGGCCGAAGGCGCGGCGGTCTCGTCCTGGCGCGGCTACGCGGCCGGCATCGCGGCCGCCCGCGCGGGCCACGACGTCGTCATGTGCCCCGAGCAGCAGGTGTACCTGGACTACCGGCAGGACGCGGGCGCGGACGAACCGGTCCCCATCGCCTACGTCCGCACCCTGGAGGACGTCTATCGGTTCGAGCCCGTTCCACCGGAGTTGACGCCCGAGGAGGCCGCGCACGTCCTCGGCGCGCAGGCCAACGTGTGGACCGAGGTGATGGAGGACCAGGGGCGCGTCGACTACCAGACCTTCCCCCGGCTGGCGGCCTTCGCCGAGGTGGCCTGGAGCGCTCTGCCCGCTCCGGCGGAACGGGACTTCGCGGACTTCGAGCGGCGAATGGCCCTTCACTACGAGCGACTTGACGCCCTGGGCGTCGGCTACCGGCCGCCCACAGGGCCGTTGCCGTGGCAGCAGCGGCCCGGAGTGCTCGGCCGGCCCATCGAGGGGACGCCACCGAACAGGTAA
- a CDS encoding FAD binding domain-containing protein, producing the protein MTTHAPQATQAVTLPTTLDEAVAALTAMPAAVPVAGGTDLMAAVNSGQLRPAALVGLGRISEIRGWQYQDGHALLGAGLTHARMGRPDFAALIPALAAAARAAGPPQIRNAGTLGGNIASAAPTGDALPVLAALEATLIIAGQDGARREMPVSHLLAGMEMLRAGELIGFVRVPLLHAPQVFLKVTGRTGPGRAMASVALVLDPARRGVRCAVGAIAPMPLRPLDAEQWVARLIDWDNGRAIVPEALEAFGEYVAAACIPDPAPAVDGSVPQHPPAVLHLRRTVAALARRALGRALS; encoded by the coding sequence TTGACCACGCACGCACCGCAGGCGACGCAGGCCGTCACGCTGCCCACAACGCTGGACGAGGCGGTGGCGGCCCTCACGGCCATGCCCGCCGCCGTGCCCGTCGCGGGCGGCACCGACCTGATGGCCGCCGTCAACTCCGGGCAGCTCAGGCCCGCCGCGCTGGTCGGCCTCGGCCGGATCAGCGAGATCCGCGGCTGGCAGTACCAGGACGGACACGCCCTGCTCGGCGCGGGTCTCACACACGCGCGTATGGGCCGTCCCGACTTCGCCGCCCTCATCCCGGCGCTCGCGGCCGCCGCCCGCGCCGCAGGCCCGCCGCAGATCCGCAACGCGGGCACCCTCGGCGGCAACATCGCCTCGGCGGCACCCACGGGCGACGCGCTGCCCGTTCTGGCCGCCCTGGAGGCGACCCTGATCATCGCGGGTCAGGACGGAGCCCGCCGGGAGATGCCCGTCTCCCACCTGCTGGCCGGCATGGAGATGCTCCGCGCCGGAGAGCTCATCGGCTTCGTCCGCGTACCGCTGCTGCACGCCCCGCAGGTCTTCCTCAAGGTGACCGGCCGCACCGGCCCCGGCCGTGCGATGGCCTCGGTCGCGCTGGTCCTCGACCCGGCCCGGCGCGGGGTCAGGTGCGCCGTCGGTGCCATAGCGCCGATGCCGCTGCGGCCCCTGGACGCCGAGCAGTGGGTCGCCCGGCTCATCGACTGGGACAACGGCCGCGCGATCGTCCCGGAGGCCCTGGAGGCCTTCGGCGAGTACGTCGCCGCGGCCTGCATCCCCGACCCGGCACCGGCCGTGGACGGCTCCGTACCGCAGCATCCGCCCGCCGTACTGCACCTGCGGCGCACCGTCGCCGCGCTGGCCCGACGAGCACTGGGGAGGGCACTGTCATGA
- a CDS encoding SUKH-4 family immunity protein gives MSTTDAAVAAIRLTEDELRPYITHVSTRRWLSGPGLPGDSDLFTFEELRRDGLRTVADATADPAGRLSDGLRDQLVIGGLTDLHGMETESVLLDGVTGEVSTTAFFHARPDLMDRTPLAPSLPTLVRFATATDELTEVRGQFAAYAGRFGPTAVEEATRQLLTVFEEGTGGAVPTFWKIAALIRPLALVAGPGTASGLALDLPPRLLDQEFGRNRVARFEDIDFPSTLTHAPTRRFLAETGLPEDGVLFHTDPDAPLPTLAEHQADRLVALPPRADHLIVLGHLIEDNTLVVDGETGAVLNWSEREAILHPLNTDISTLAFTLWLLHRERQIDESLSHELTNSLYVQVAKTMIRALSTIDPTGTTTDADWHYWTELFQDEAGGVL, from the coding sequence ATGAGCACGACCGATGCCGCCGTAGCGGCGATCAGACTGACCGAGGACGAACTGCGCCCGTACATCACTCACGTGTCCACCCGCCGCTGGCTCAGCGGCCCCGGACTGCCCGGTGACAGCGACCTGTTCACCTTCGAGGAACTGCGCCGCGACGGCCTGCGCACGGTGGCCGACGCGACGGCCGACCCGGCGGGCCGGCTCAGCGACGGGCTGCGCGACCAACTGGTGATAGGCGGACTGACGGACCTGCACGGCATGGAAACGGAGTCGGTCCTGCTCGACGGAGTCACGGGCGAGGTCTCGACGACGGCCTTCTTCCACGCCCGCCCCGACCTGATGGACCGCACCCCGCTGGCCCCGTCGCTCCCCACGCTGGTCCGCTTCGCGACGGCGACGGACGAACTGACAGAGGTGCGAGGCCAGTTCGCCGCGTACGCCGGCCGCTTCGGTCCCACGGCGGTGGAGGAGGCGACCCGTCAACTGCTGACGGTGTTCGAGGAGGGCACGGGCGGTGCGGTGCCGACGTTCTGGAAGATCGCGGCCCTGATCCGCCCCCTCGCCCTGGTGGCGGGCCCGGGCACGGCGTCCGGCCTGGCCCTTGACCTGCCGCCGCGCCTGCTGGACCAGGAGTTCGGCCGCAACCGGGTCGCCCGCTTCGAGGACATCGACTTCCCGTCCACGCTCACCCATGCCCCGACCCGCCGTTTCCTCGCGGAGACGGGCCTGCCGGAGGACGGCGTCCTCTTCCACACCGACCCGGACGCCCCGCTTCCGACCCTCGCGGAGCACCAGGCCGACCGGCTGGTCGCCCTCCCGCCCCGGGCCGACCACCTGATCGTCCTGGGCCATCTGATCGAGGACAACACCTTGGTGGTCGACGGCGAGACCGGCGCGGTCCTGAACTGGAGCGAGCGGGAAGCGATCCTGCACCCCCTCAACACCGACATCTCCACCCTCGCCTTCACCCTCTGGCTCCTGCACCGGGAGCGCCAGATAGACGAGTCGCTCTCCCACGAGCTGACGAACTCCCTGTACGTCCAGGTCGCCAAGACGATGATCCGGGCCCTCTCCACCATCGACCCCACGGGCACGACGACGGACGCGGACTGGCACTACTGGACGGAGCTGTTCCAGGACGAGGCGGGCGGGGTGCTCTAG
- a CDS encoding MFS transporter, translating to MAALEPRDVGVTDDPVGPFVDGAGEGVLGRSHRALSVGIVSVVVLIAFEATAVGTAMPVAARELDGVALYAFAFSGYFTTSLFGMVLSGQWSDRRGPLGALTAGIGAFAAGLLVSGTATTMWLFILGRAVQGLGGGLVIVALYVVVGRAYPERLRPAIMAAFAAGWVVPSIVGPLAAGAVTEHLGWRWVFVGIPVLVVFPLALALPQIRRLAGGPVDSAHGKASFDRRRIRLALGISLGAGLLQYAAQGLRPLSLLPGLAGAALLVPAVLGLLPRGTYRAARGLPSVVLLRGVAAGSFVAAESFVPLMLVTQRGLSPTLAGFSLAAGGGTWALGSWVQSRPRVEPYRGRLMTVGMVLVAAAIAAAPSVLIHSVPVWTVAVAWGFGCFGMGLVISSTSVLLLHLSAPEEAGTNSAALQISDGLSNAVLLAAGGAAFAALGGGSVSHTVSEASGSQHPVAFAVVFLPMAGVALVGAWVTTRLHAKSAMPPSGTK from the coding sequence ATGGCAGCTCTCGAACCGCGTGACGTCGGTGTCACTGATGACCCTGTGGGCCCGTTCGTCGATGGGGCAGGGGAGGGGGTGCTGGGGCGGTCCCACCGGGCGCTCAGTGTCGGGATCGTCTCCGTCGTGGTGCTGATCGCGTTCGAGGCGACCGCTGTCGGGACCGCGATGCCCGTGGCCGCGCGGGAGTTGGACGGGGTCGCGCTCTACGCGTTCGCGTTCTCCGGGTACTTCACGACCAGCCTGTTCGGGATGGTGCTGTCCGGGCAGTGGTCGGACCGGCGGGGGCCGCTCGGGGCATTGACGGCCGGGATCGGCGCGTTCGCCGCCGGGTTGCTGGTGTCCGGGACCGCCACCACCATGTGGCTGTTCATCCTGGGGCGGGCCGTGCAGGGGCTCGGGGGCGGGCTGGTCATCGTCGCCCTGTATGTCGTGGTCGGGCGGGCGTACCCCGAGCGGCTGCGGCCCGCGATCATGGCTGCGTTCGCCGCCGGGTGGGTCGTGCCGTCCATCGTGGGGCCGCTCGCTGCCGGGGCGGTGACCGAACATCTCGGATGGCGGTGGGTGTTCGTGGGGATCCCGGTGCTCGTGGTCTTTCCGCTGGCGCTCGCGCTGCCGCAGATACGGCGGCTCGCGGGAGGGCCGGTCGACAGCGCCCACGGGAAGGCCTCCTTCGACCGTCGCCGCATCCGGCTCGCCCTCGGGATCTCCCTCGGCGCGGGGCTCCTCCAGTACGCCGCCCAGGGCCTGCGTCCCCTCTCCCTGCTCCCCGGCCTCGCGGGCGCCGCGCTGCTCGTGCCGGCCGTGCTCGGGCTGCTGCCGCGCGGTACGTACCGGGCGGCGCGCGGGCTGCCCTCCGTCGTGCTGCTGCGCGGGGTCGCCGCGGGGTCCTTCGTCGCCGCCGAGTCCTTCGTGCCGCTGATGCTGGTCACCCAGCGGGGGCTGTCGCCGACGCTCGCCGGGTTCTCGCTCGCGGCGGGCGGCGGTACGTGGGCGCTGGGGTCGTGGGTGCAGTCGCGGCCGCGGGTGGAGCCGTACCGGGGACGGCTGATGACCGTGGGGATGGTGCTGGTCGCCGCCGCGATCGCCGCCGCGCCGAGTGTGCTGATCCACTCCGTGCCCGTCTGGACCGTCGCCGTCGCCTGGGGGTTCGGCTGCTTCGGGATGGGGCTGGTGATCTCCTCCACGAGCGTGCTTCTGCTGCATCTCTCCGCCCCCGAGGAGGCCGGCACCAACTCCGCCGCCCTCCAGATCTCCGACGGCCTCTCCAACGCCGTTCTGCTGGCGGCGGGCGGAGCGGCCTTCGCTGCGCTGGGCGGGGGCTCGGTGAGTCATACGGTGAGCGAGGCGTCCGGCTCGCAGCATCCGGTGGCCTTCGCCGTGGTGTTCCTGCCGATGGCGGGGGTGGCGTTGGTGGGGGCGTGGGTGACGACCCGGCTCCACGCCAAAAGCGCGATGCCACCGAGTGGTACCAAGTGA
- a CDS encoding xanthine dehydrogenase family protein molybdopterin-binding subunit: MSNEAATATTAAEAAPAPEPIPHGLGVSLPAADARAKTEGTFPYAADLWAEGLLWAAVLRSPHAHARIVSIDTSHARDMPGVRSVITHEDVPGSPVHGRGKADRPVFASEVVRHHGEPIAAVAADHPDTARMAAAAVIVEYEVLEPVTDPEQAFEAEPLHPDGNLVRHIPLHHGDPDVVGEIIVEGQYRIGRQDPAPIGAEAGLAVPRPDGGVELYLASTDPHADRDTAAACYGLEPERVKVVVTGVPGATADREDQGFQLPLGLLALKTGCPVKLTATREESFLGHVHRHPTLLRYRHHADADGKLVKVEAQILLDGGAYADTSAEALAAAVGFACGPYVVPNAFIEGWAVRTNNPPSGHVRGEGAMQVCAAYEAQMDKLAKKLGVDPAELRLRNALATGDVLPTGQTVTCPAPVAELLQAVRDFPLPELPKDTPEDQWLLPGGPEGAGEPGAIRRGVGYGLGMVHMLGTEGADEVSTATVRVQDGVATVLCAAVETGQGFTTLARQIVQETLGIDEVHVAPVDTDQPPAGPGARGRHTWVSGGAVERAAKMVRTQLLQPLAHKFGMSTELLQITDGKITSYDGVLSTTVTEAMDGKELWATAQCRPHPTEPLNEAGQGDAFVGIAFCAIRAVVDVDVELGSVRVVEMALAQDVGRILNPAQLEARIEAGVTQGVGIALTENLRTARGLIRHPDLTGYALPTALDAPDIRIVKLVEERDVIAPFGAKAASAVPVVTSPAAVASAVRAATGRPVNRLPIRPQAAVVTDR, from the coding sequence GTGAGCAACGAAGCCGCCACCGCGACCACCGCCGCGGAGGCAGCACCTGCCCCGGAGCCGATTCCGCACGGCCTCGGCGTCTCCCTGCCGGCCGCCGACGCGCGCGCGAAAACCGAGGGCACCTTCCCCTACGCCGCCGACCTGTGGGCCGAGGGCCTGCTGTGGGCCGCCGTCCTGCGCTCCCCGCACGCGCACGCGCGCATCGTGTCCATCGACACGTCCCACGCGCGTGACATGCCCGGAGTCCGCTCGGTCATCACCCACGAGGACGTCCCCGGCAGCCCGGTGCACGGCCGCGGCAAGGCCGACCGCCCGGTCTTCGCCTCCGAGGTCGTACGCCATCACGGCGAGCCCATCGCGGCCGTCGCCGCCGACCACCCCGACACCGCGCGCATGGCGGCGGCCGCCGTCATCGTCGAGTACGAGGTGCTGGAGCCGGTCACCGACCCGGAGCAGGCCTTCGAGGCCGAGCCCCTGCACCCCGACGGCAACCTGGTCCGCCACATCCCGCTCCACCACGGCGACCCGGACGTCGTCGGCGAGATCATCGTCGAGGGCCAGTACCGCATCGGCCGCCAGGACCCCGCCCCCATCGGCGCCGAGGCCGGCCTCGCCGTGCCCCGCCCCGACGGCGGCGTCGAGCTCTACCTCGCCTCCACCGACCCGCATGCCGACCGCGACACCGCCGCCGCCTGCTACGGCCTGGAGCCCGAGCGCGTCAAGGTCGTCGTCACCGGCGTCCCCGGCGCCACCGCCGACCGTGAGGACCAGGGCTTCCAGCTCCCGCTCGGCCTGCTCGCGCTGAAGACGGGCTGCCCGGTGAAGCTCACGGCCACGCGCGAGGAGTCCTTCCTCGGCCATGTGCACCGCCATCCCACGCTGCTGAGATACCGCCACCACGCCGACGCGGACGGCAAGCTGGTGAAGGTCGAGGCGCAGATCCTGCTCGACGGGGGCGCCTACGCGGACACCTCCGCCGAGGCCCTGGCCGCCGCCGTGGGCTTCGCCTGCGGACCGTACGTCGTCCCGAACGCCTTCATCGAGGGCTGGGCCGTCCGCACCAACAACCCGCCCTCCGGCCATGTCCGCGGCGAGGGCGCGATGCAGGTGTGCGCCGCCTACGAGGCGCAGATGGACAAGCTGGCCAAGAAGCTGGGCGTCGACCCGGCGGAGCTGCGCCTGCGCAACGCCCTCGCCACCGGTGACGTACTCCCGACCGGCCAGACGGTGACCTGCCCGGCCCCGGTGGCCGAACTGCTCCAGGCCGTACGGGACTTCCCGCTCCCCGAGCTGCCCAAGGACACCCCCGAGGACCAGTGGCTGCTGCCCGGCGGCCCCGAGGGCGCGGGCGAACCCGGCGCGATCCGCCGGGGCGTCGGCTACGGCCTCGGCATGGTCCACATGCTCGGCACCGAAGGCGCGGACGAGGTCTCCACGGCGACCGTACGGGTCCAGGACGGCGTCGCCACGGTGCTGTGCGCGGCCGTCGAGACCGGCCAGGGCTTCACCACGCTGGCCCGCCAGATCGTCCAGGAGACGCTCGGCATCGACGAGGTGCACGTCGCTCCCGTCGACACCGACCAGCCCCCGGCCGGCCCGGGCGCTCGAGGCCGCCACACCTGGGTCTCCGGCGGCGCCGTCGAACGCGCGGCCAAGATGGTCCGCACCCAGCTCCTGCAGCCCCTGGCGCACAAGTTCGGCATGTCCACCGAGCTGCTCCAGATCACCGACGGCAAGATCACCTCCTACGACGGCGTCCTGTCGACGACCGTCACCGAGGCCATGGACGGCAAGGAACTGTGGGCGACCGCCCAGTGCCGGCCGCATCCGACCGAGCCCCTGAACGAGGCGGGCCAGGGCGACGCCTTCGTGGGGATCGCGTTCTGCGCGATCCGCGCGGTCGTCGACGTCGACGTCGAACTGGGCTCGGTCCGCGTGGTCGAGATGGCACTCGCCCAGGATGTCGGCCGGATCCTCAACCCCGCCCAGCTGGAGGCCCGTATCGAAGCGGGCGTCACCCAGGGCGTCGGGATAGCGCTGACGGAGAACCTGCGCACCGCGCGCGGACTGATCCGCCACCCGGACCTCACGGGGTACGCGCTGCCGACGGCCCTGGACGCGCCGGACATCCGGATCGTCAAGCTCGTCGAGGAGCGGGACGTGATCGCACCGTTCGGCGCGAAGGCGGCGAGCGCGGTGCCGGTGGTCACCTCCCCGGCGGCCGTCGCCTCCGCCGTACGCGCGGCTACCGGCCGTCCCGTGAACCGGCTGCCGATCCGCCCGCAGGCCGCGGTGGTGACGGACCGATGA
- a CDS encoding AAA family ATPase, whose amino-acid sequence MNGVVLVTGVMAAGKSTVAQALAERLPRAAHVRGDVFRRMIVSGREDYVPGASGEADAQLRLRYRLSAATAEAYAEAGFTAVVQDVVLGEDLTAYVALVRTRPLYVVVLAPDAGTVAAREAGRTKSGYDDAAWTVPALDAALRASTPRIGLWLDTSELTPAQTVEAILAGRERARVL is encoded by the coding sequence GTGAACGGCGTCGTCCTGGTCACCGGCGTGATGGCGGCCGGCAAGTCGACGGTCGCGCAGGCGCTGGCGGAGCGGCTTCCGCGGGCCGCGCATGTCCGCGGGGACGTGTTCCGGCGGATGATCGTGTCGGGGCGCGAGGACTACGTACCCGGGGCGTCCGGTGAGGCCGACGCCCAACTGCGCCTGCGGTACCGGCTGTCGGCGGCGACCGCGGAAGCGTACGCGGAGGCCGGTTTCACGGCGGTCGTCCAGGACGTCGTGCTCGGCGAGGACCTGACGGCGTATGTGGCGCTGGTCCGGACCCGCCCCCTGTACGTCGTGGTCCTCGCGCCGGACGCCGGGACGGTGGCCGCCCGGGAGGCGGGCCGGACCAAGTCGGGCTACGACGACGCGGCTTGGACGGTCCCCGCGCTGGACGCGGCGCTGCGGGCGTCGACGCCACGGATCGGCCTGTGGCTGGACACCTCCGAACTGACCCCGGCGCAGACGGTGGAGGCGATTCTCGCGGGACGGGAACGCGCGAGGGTGCTCTGA
- a CDS encoding FABP family protein, giving the protein MCETASEQPFPEACRADQAPAPHSLLGPVLGFLGSWRGRGQGGYPTLDDDFAYAQEVTFSHDGRPFLRYEARAWLLDGDGVPLRPAARESGWWRLQPDGRVEALITQPTGITEILVGHAADGAVDLSTHIVALTPTAKDVTATRRRYNLSGGDTLTFVHDLAAVGRPLQHHLSATLRREDD; this is encoded by the coding sequence GTGTGTGAGACCGCATCGGAGCAGCCCTTCCCCGAAGCCTGTCGGGCTGATCAGGCGCCCGCTCCCCATTCGCTGCTCGGGCCTGTGCTCGGGTTTCTGGGGTCGTGGCGGGGGCGGGGCCAGGGCGGGTATCCGACGCTCGACGACGACTTCGCGTACGCGCAGGAAGTCACCTTCAGCCATGACGGGCGCCCCTTCCTCCGGTACGAGGCCCGGGCCTGGCTGCTCGACGGCGACGGGGTGCCGTTGCGGCCGGCGGCGCGGGAGAGCGGCTGGTGGCGGCTTCAGCCGGACGGGCGAGTAGAGGCGCTGATCACCCAGCCCACCGGCATCACTGAGATCCTCGTCGGCCATGCCGCGGACGGCGCGGTCGATCTCTCCACGCACATCGTCGCTCTCACCCCCACCGCCAAGGACGTGACCGCCACCCGGCGGCGCTACAACCTGTCCGGCGGGGACACCCTCACCTTCGTCCACGACCTCGCCGCGGTCGGCCGGCCGTTGCAGCACCACCTCTCGGCGACCCTGCGGCGCGAAGACGACTAG
- a CDS encoding 2Fe-2S iron-sulfur cluster-binding protein, with translation MTDDQHGEGTPRAAGRWDPLPQGDYDDGATAFVKLPEGGIDALLASADSPLAARGQGYVPPQITAAPGDGTGTDPAGTGAWGAPAEGTGWPDPNAVPQGQTGQFTYNPASTQQWNVEDTAAAPVPGHDVTGQWSIPVVGGDLPDESGEFTTSALVEQWGGTPPATLPGGASAPWATQPAQPWDDPAQGGAGAADERHAHVPHGEGHAGDAYAVEAAETQADTHTDVHVPPAAHTEDHAPADPSEQPTPTAHTRAEPGRAPHDPAEPSADSPSTAASRPTPGAGEAPAAPEDSDDAHGAVEAADGPAEPGTEHAPPVGDDDEPESEAAEEHAADPDADENPDERAPAHSGEEHPLASFVLRVNGVDRPVTDAWIGESLLYVLRERLGLAGAKDGCSQGECGACNVQVDGRLVASCLVPAVTASGSEVRTVEGLAADGRPSDVQRALARCGAVQCGFCVPGMAMTVHDLLEGNPAPTEMETRTALCGNLCRCSGYRGVVDAVKEVVAEREAHATGDGETDGDEARIPHQAGPGGGSVHASAFDSPGFPGAAGPHEQAYGQGQDGGQA, from the coding sequence ATGACCGACGACCAGCACGGAGAGGGCACGCCCCGGGCCGCGGGCCGCTGGGACCCCCTGCCCCAGGGCGACTACGACGACGGCGCGACCGCCTTCGTGAAGCTCCCCGAAGGAGGCATCGACGCCCTCCTGGCCTCCGCCGACAGTCCGCTCGCCGCGCGCGGCCAGGGCTATGTGCCGCCGCAGATAACGGCCGCACCGGGCGACGGCACCGGAACCGACCCGGCGGGCACGGGCGCGTGGGGCGCCCCCGCCGAGGGGACCGGCTGGCCCGACCCGAACGCGGTGCCGCAGGGCCAGACCGGACAGTTCACGTACAACCCCGCGTCCACCCAGCAGTGGAACGTCGAGGACACCGCGGCCGCGCCCGTGCCGGGCCACGACGTCACCGGGCAGTGGTCGATCCCCGTCGTCGGCGGAGACCTCCCGGACGAATCGGGCGAGTTCACCACGTCGGCCCTGGTTGAGCAGTGGGGCGGCACCCCTCCCGCGACCCTGCCGGGCGGCGCGTCCGCACCCTGGGCGACACAGCCGGCGCAGCCGTGGGACGACCCGGCCCAGGGCGGCGCCGGAGCGGCCGACGAGCGGCACGCGCACGTCCCGCACGGCGAGGGGCACGCCGGTGACGCCTACGCCGTAGAGGCCGCCGAGACGCAGGCCGACACGCACACCGACGTGCATGTGCCGCCCGCCGCGCACACCGAGGACCACGCGCCCGCAGACCCGTCGGAGCAGCCCACGCCGACCGCGCACACGCGCGCCGAGCCGGGCCGTGCGCCCCACGACCCCGCCGAGCCCTCCGCGGACAGCCCCTCCACGGCCGCCTCACGGCCCACTCCCGGCGCCGGCGAGGCTCCGGCGGCACCTGAGGACTCCGACGACGCCCACGGGGCCGTGGAAGCCGCTGACGGCCCCGCCGAGCCCGGCACGGAGCACGCCCCGCCCGTCGGCGACGACGACGAACCGGAGTCCGAGGCAGCCGAGGAGCACGCGGCCGACCCCGACGCCGACGAGAACCCTGACGAGCGGGCCCCCGCACACTCCGGCGAGGAACACCCCCTCGCCTCCTTCGTCCTGCGCGTCAACGGCGTCGACCGCCCGGTCACCGACGCCTGGATCGGCGAGTCGCTGCTCTACGTACTGCGCGAGCGGCTCGGCCTCGCCGGCGCCAAGGACGGCTGCTCGCAGGGCGAGTGCGGGGCGTGCAACGTCCAGGTCGACGGACGGCTCGTCGCCTCCTGCCTGGTGCCCGCCGTGACCGCCTCCGGCAGCGAGGTCCGTACCGTCGAGGGCCTCGCCGCGGACGGCCGCCCCTCGGACGTGCAGCGCGCGCTCGCCCGGTGCGGCGCCGTGCAGTGCGGCTTCTGCGTGCCGGGCATGGCGATGACCGTGCACGACCTGCTGGAGGGCAACCCGGCGCCCACCGAGATGGAGACCCGCACCGCACTGTGCGGCAACCTCTGCCGCTGCTCCGGCTACCGGGGCGTCGTCGACGCCGTCAAGGAGGTCGTCGCCGAGCGCGAGGCCCACGCGACGGGCGACGGTGAGACGGATGGCGACGAGGCACGTATTCCGCACCAGGCGGGCCCCGGGGGCGGAAGCGTCCACGCGTCGGCGTTCGACTCGCCGGGCTTCCCGGGCGCCGCCGGACCGCATGAGCAGGCGTACGGACAGGGACAGGACGGAGGCCAGGCGTGA